The stretch of DNA TCGGTATTCACCCGCTCCATGGCGGTAATCAGCGCTTCATCCTGCAGCAGGATAGCGCCGATTACCGCCTGCTCCGCTTCCAGATTCTGCGGGGGAACCCGATCGAAAAAGAGATCTCCGCCCATACTATTCCTCCGTTACCTGAACCTTCAGCACAGCCTTGACTTCCGTATGGAGCTTCACATGAACCTGCGTTGTACCGAGATGGCGGATCGGTTCATCCAGCTCGATTTTGCGCTTGTCGATGGTGATGCCGTTAGCCTTCGCCAGCGCTTCGGCAATCTGTTTGCTCGTAATGGCGCCGAACAGCCGGCCGCCCTCTCCCGCTTTCGCTTTCATCGTAAGTTCCAGACCGCTCAGCTTCTCTCCAAGCTGTTGCGCTTCCTCTTTCTCCTGTTCCTTGCGGCGCTGCTCGGCAGCCGCCTGATTTTCCAGCGTCTTCATATTCCCTTCGGTTGCCGGACGGGCCATGCCCCGCGGCAGCAGGAAGTTAGTGGCATAGCCTTCCGATACCTCTTTAATTTGGCCCTTCTTGCCTTGACCTTTAACGTCTTTAATGAATATAACTTTCATTCGAACAGACCCTCTTTCGCTTCGATTTCCGCCAGCACCTCCAGCAGTCTGGCCTCTGCTTCCTTGCTTGTTCCTTCAAGCTGTACGGCCGCATTAGTCAAATGCCCACCGCCGCCCAGCTTCTCCATGACGACCTGCACATTCATCCGCCCAAGGGAACGGGCGCTTATGCCAATCAGGCCGTCCGGACGCTCGCTGATGACAAAGGAGGCGAGCACATTCGTCATTCCCAGCAGCGTATCCGCCGTCTGAGCGATCAGGAGCTGCGGTATTTTCATTCCGGGCGCCGTGACCACCAGCGCAATATGATCATAGACCATGCGGGCGTGCTTAATAATTTCCGCTTTCGAGATGTACTCCTGTAAATCTTCCTTCAGCATCCGCTGAATTAGAATGGTATCGGCCCCAAGCCGGCGCAAGAAGCCCGCAGCCTCGAATGTCCGCGACCCCGTATGAAGGGCAAAATGCTTTGTGTCCACAGTAATACCGGCGAGCAGCATCGTCGCTTCCAGTGTGCTGAGTTTGACCTTCTCATGGATGTATTGCAGCAGCTCCGTCACTAATTCGCAGGTGGAAGACGCATACGGCTCCAAATAGACAAGCACCGCTTCGTTAATGAACTCCTCGCCCCGCCGGTGATGATCGACAACGACAATCCGGCTGGCGTATTGAACAAGCCGCGGCTCCATGGTCATCGAAGCCTTGTGCGTATCGACTACGATCAGCAGCGTATGCTCAGTCATCATCTGCAGCGCCTGCTCTGTCGTGATGAAAGAGCTGTACAGCTCTTCGTCTCTGCGGAGCTGCTCGAGCATGCGCGTAATGGACGGATTCGGCCCTTCGAGCACGATATCGGCTTCCACGTTATACATCTGAGCTGCACGGAGCAGGCCGATAGAGGCTCCCACGGCGTCGATATCGGGATTGCGGTGTCCCATAATGATGACCCGGTCGCTTTCCTGAATCAAATCGCGCAGGGCATGAGCGATTACGCGCGCCCGCACCCGTGTGCGCTTCTCCGCCGCATTGGTCTTGCCCCCGTAGAATGACAGTCGCTGGCCCGCCTTAACAGCCGCCTGATCACCGCCTCTTCCGAGAGCCATATCCAGACTCGACTGAGCCAGAGCACCGAGCTCGCTCGCCGACTCCGCTCCGAACGCCAGACCGATGCTCAGCGTCATCGGTACCTTCAGATCGGCCGTCATTTCCCGAACTTCGTCCAGAATAACGAACCGGCTCTCTTCCAGCGCCTGCAGGCTGCGGTAATTCAGCAGCATCATATAACGCTCCGAGGAAAGGCGGCGCAGATAAACCTCAAACTGCTTAGCCCATTCGGTAATTTCGCTCGTTACCTTGGCGATCAGCGAAGTCCGCTGCTGATCGTCCATTCCCTGCGCGGCCTCATCAAGGTTATCCATCAGCAGAATGCCAAGAGCCAGCTTCTCCTCCTCGTACCGCTGCCGCAGATCAATCAGCTCGGTGATTTCATACAAATACAGAAGCCTCTCACTTGGGATAACGACAGCCTGGTAATAGCGTTCGTCAACCTTGATTTCCGCGCGGAGTTCCTTCTGAACTCCCTCCTTGCCCGCTTCCCGTTTCGCAGGAGCCCCGCCGCCGGCGATGGGCACCAAATCCGGCAGCAGTTCCTGGAGCGGCTCGTTCACCAGCGATTTACGCGCAAAAACACTCCCGGCATAGCGGTTGTTCCACTCCACCGAGCGGTCCTCGCCGTATAGAATGATGCCCAGCGGCAGCGTTCCAATTGCTTCCCCTTCCACCCGCTTGATGCGGAAAGAGAGGCCGTTAATGTATTCCACAAGATTACGCCGAAACGATATTTCGGCCTTAAGCATTGTGAAGCACAACGTCCCGGCCAGAAATAGGCTGACGACACCCAGGACCCAGTTATAAACGCTGACTATGATAATAAGGACCAGCAGCAGCAAGAACGCCCAGACGGTGTGATAGCCGTGCCAGCGTCTTTGCAGAAATTTTGGCATGAGCTCTCACCCTATCGTTTCGATTTGGCCAGCATTTCCCGCAGCGGAACCACCAGGTCAATAATCCCGACAATCCACAGCGGCGGCAGCATAATGGCCATTACCGCCAGTATAACCGGAATAATCCTGTTCCAATTCCGTTCATGGGCGATAAAGAAGAAGAAACCAATCGTCTGGATTATAAAGCAAACCCGCAGCAGTGGAACCAAGTTGGCCGTAATCATTACCATAAAGCTGTTATCCGATTTTAAAAAGAGCAGTTGAATCACTGTAGCAATTAAATAGTACCAAATAAACGATTTGGGAATTCTCCAATCTCGCGCAGGCTTCAGCTTGGGTACAGCATATCCCATGCTGTTCAGAATCGGCCGGACAATCGAGTGTGTGATCACAGTAATTACGAATGAAGACATAATCAGCGCCATCGGAATCACCTGAATGAACGCGCGGCTGTTGTTGCTGAGGTCCTCTGAACTTCCTCCCAGAAAGCTCCCCATACCGAATTCCTGCATCGGGGACAGCGCCATCGTCCGCATCTCATTCAGCACATCGTATACATAACTATACAGATCGAACTGAAAAAGAGTCTTTCCCAGAAGGAGGAGGAGCAGAAATTCCCCGAGAAGGGTAATCGTGCCGGCAAGTATCGTCGAAGAGGCTGTGGCTTTTTTCTTATATCGCCGTCCCATTACGAGCGCGGGAACAACCAGATATGCGGCTATCAGTATATAAATCGGGCTGATCAGCCCCAGCACAAGCCATACGGGCACAATCGTTAAAATAAACTGCCTTGTATTCAGCGTAGTGAACAGCAGGGCGGCCGGAATAATCATAAACAGTGTCGTGATGATGAGAAAAGGGGTTGACAGGGATAACAGCAGGAGCAGGTATGCAATACTCCAGGCCACGGATGTCCAGCGATATTTCAACAATGTTCACCTCTTACGCATATGTTCTTCTAACGCAGATATATCCTGATACCAATCTTCCAGCTGATGGCCTTCCTGCCGGTGCTTTCTCAGCTTCTCCAGCAGCGCCTCGTCCAAATCACGGTACGAAATGCCAAGCCTGCGGCCCAGAATATAAGAGCTCATAATCAAACTCGCCAAGCTGTCGCTGACACGGGCGGTACTGCCTTCCCACAGTGCTTTAAACAGCCTAGAAACCTGGTCTATGACTTCGGTCTTCAGCCATTCGATGACCTTGGCACGCTTGGCTACATCCAAATCCTTCGGCATATTGGACACGTCTCTCTACCTCCGGGAAAAAGCTTTATTCTCCATTATAGCATAAATGCCCATTCGCAACACGGCCCCCCCCGTAGCCGGAACACCTTTGCCTGCCGCCGCTGTGATTTAAAAAGGCCCGCATTCCCTTTTGCCGGAATACAGGCCATACCATCGCATCTTTTGTACCGGGGTGATCCCGCTTACAAAGATTCCAACGATTGACGGGATACATACTTCTCGCAGTACTCGATAATTTGGCTGCGGCGGACAATCCCAATGAAGCGGTTCATGTCGTCAACAACCGGCACAAAATTCTGAGCCTTGGCCAGATTAATCAGATCTTCCATATCCGCCTCTATGGACACCGGCTTGTTGTTCATCCGCAGCGGAACATCCTTCAGCAAAAATTTCGACGCATTGTCGAACGTGACCTTCCCGTGCGAATCCTTCATGTACCAGAGCAGATCTCCTTCTGTCACTGTACCGGCGTACTCACCATTCCTGTTCAGGATCGGAATGGCGGTGTATCTGTGATGCTCCATTCGCTCAAGCGTCTGGCGCAGGGTGGAATCCAGCGTAACGCAGGCCACCTCCTGCTTCGGAAGCAAAAAAAACGCAATATTCATCTTCTTGGTCCTCCTCAAAAAGTCCCCAAGGAATAACGGTTCTCCCCAGTCTTGGCCTAAGGGGTCCGTTTTGTTTATACGTATAGGCTGAATCCGCAGTTCCAATAATAGTATACCATAGGAACAACAAGCAGCAGCCGGTAACTGCTTACCAGTGCTGCTGCTGTCGTTTTCTTACAGTAAATAGCGGTCCGAAGCGTCTTAGTGGGCGGCCGATGTCGCCTTGGCTTCCAGCGCGTCGCCCGCTTTTCCCGGCTCGATCAACTGATCAACCGGCGTTCCTGCATTCATCCAGTTGTCAATCATCGCCTTCGCTTCGTTCAGATCCTCTTCGTTTACAACATCATAATAAACGCCGTCAATGCGGGTACCCTCGCCCATAACGGTGAAGCTGGAAATGTCCATCTCTTTGCCGCCCAGAAACTTCTTGGCCAGGTCGGTAATCATCGTAGGCTCCATGTCGGTCTTGAAATTTTCACCCAGTATGTTCAGCAGCTCCGTCACATTGCCGATTTGGTTAAGCGACAGCATTTTGTTCGCAAGCACATCCAGGAATACCTGCTGGCGTTTCGTGCGGTTAAAGTCGCTGTCTTCACGGTAGCGGACATAATTAAGCGACTCCTCGCCGTTATAAAGAGACTTCCCGCCCACAATCGTAAATTTCTCATGGTCCTTGCCTTTGTTCTCGATTGTCTTCTTAATCGGCAGCGGCAGTCCGCCCAAGGCGTCGACGGTATCCTTCAGGCCCTGAAAGTTAATGGTCGCATAGTATTGAATATCATGCCCAAGCAGTGCTTCCAGCGTATCCTTCGCCATCTGCTGACCGCCAAAAGCGTATGCGTGCGTAATCTTGTCCTTCTTGTCCCCGTCATGGCCGATAATTTCGGTATAGGTGTCGCGGGGGATTGAAATAAGCAGCACTTTGTAATCCTCGGGCCTTACCACCGCGTAGATCATCGTATCGGACCGGGCCGTTTCCGTCTTTCGTTGGTCGGTGCCAAGAAGCATCACAGAGAAAGGATCGCTCTTATAGGCTATCGGTTCAGGCTTTACGGAATTATCTTCATTCGTCGTCAGCGGCTGGTAGGATTTCTGTGCCAGCGTACTTTCTACCCTGTCCGACAGGAACAGATCGAAGGCCAGAACGGTCAGCGGCTTACGGAACAAAAACCCTCCGGCGATAATGACCAAAAGTACAATTAAGGCAATATATCTTTTTTTCCACTTTTTTCTCACAATTGACTCCTTTTTTTACAATAGATTAGAGTTAACAGCTTTGCTATATATTGGAATGGCCGTCCGGACAAATGGATGGAGCGGTCATGACTTGGTCCTGCGGTCTACGGGCAGACTGGCTCTTCACCGGCGCTTGACCCTTGGCTGTTGCAGCGCGGTCCTCCTTTCCACGGCAGCTTATACAAATACAAACTCTATTGTAATCACTCTGAAGTTAAAAAGAAACAACAAAAAACGACATACTTGGTAAAAAATATATTTATTTCGCCGTCTTCCACAGCTATATAGACGAAGGTAACGGCATTTTGATTCGACTCTTCACAAAATCTTAATAATCATAAATGTCTCTCTTGAACCCTGAACGCTTCTTTTACCCCTTCTCCGATAAAATTGATCGAAAGGATGACTCCGGTAATCAACAGCCCTGCAGGAAGCCATACCCACCACTGCTCCCTGATTACTTCCGGAGAAAGCGCGTCCGCCAGCATATTTCCCCAGCTTGGCTGTCCGATGGGTACGCCGAAACCCAGAAAGCTGAGGCTCGCTTCAACCCCGATCATGGCCGCTGCCGTCCACATCAGATTCATAATAAAGACACTCAGCAGGCCTGGCAGCAGATGGCGCGTCAATATCCGCAGCGTCCCGGCTCCCAGTGCGCTCGCGGCCAGCATATATTCATTTTCTTTCTCGGCCAGCGTCTTTGCCCGGATGATCCGGGCGAATCCGCCCCAGCCCAGCAGCCCCACCGTCCAGATTAGCGAGGGGATGCCGTCGCCTTGATAGATACTTTTTACAACAATTATGAGAATTATAAAAGGAAACGACAGAACAACGTCGGTGATCCGCATCAGCAGCGAATCCGCCGAGCCGCCAAAATAGCCGGCCAGAACCCCCACCACGGTTCCCGTACCGGCTATGATTGCGGACACGCACAGACTGATCCACAGCGTCGTCCGGCCCCCAAATAACAGACGGGAGATAATATCCCGCCCTCCCTTGTCGGTGCCAAGCCAATGTTCGGCGCTCGGACCTTCATTCAGGCCCCGCAGATTGATCTTCACTGGGTCGTAAGCTGTAAGCCAAGGAGCAAGCAGACACAGCGCCAACACAGCGAGAAGAAACAGCAGCGAAATGGCAGCTAACCGATTCGCGGCAAATTTTCGGGCGGCGGCGCCAATGAGCGTTACAGGCGCGTTCTTGTGCATCATGATCTTCCTCCATTGTAACCCGCGCGTATGCGGGGATCGAGCCATCCGTACAACACATCCGCCACAACATTCCCGGCGACGATCATGAAGCCCGTCATTAGCGTAATCGCCATCATTACCGCGTAATCCCTGCCGGACACCGCAGCCACAAACAGCGTTCCGATACCCGGATAGGCGAACAGATTTTCGATGACAACCGAGCCTCCCAAAAGGCCTCCTATATCCATTCCCAGAAAGGTAACGAGCGGAATGAGCGAATTGCGCAGAATATGCCTATTATATACCGAGGACCTGGATATGCCTTTAGCCACAGCCGTGCGCACATAATTTTTATCGCTGTTCTCCACGATTTCATTACGCAAAAACTGCGTGTAGGCCGCCGTATTGAACAGTCCCAGCACAGCCGCGGGCAGCAGGGCATGGACGACCCTGTCTCCCAGCGATGACATTCCTCTCGAAGTTACAACCGATACCGTGCCGCCGAGAGGCACCCAATGCAGCATAACCGCAAATATATAAATAGCGAAGATGGCTGCAATAAAGGTCGGAATCGCATAGGTAACATAAGCAGCCGTCCGGATCAAGCGGTCGAGCCGGCTTCCCGGATTGCGTCCGGCGATCATTCCCAGAGCCAGAGAACTTCCATAAGTAATGAGAAGCGAGAGTGCGGTCAGCAGCAAAGTTGCGGGCAGACGCTGGCCGATGAGTTCGCCGACAGGCATTTTGTACAAGAAGGATTGTCCGAAATTACCTGCAGCTGCATCTTTAAGCCAGCGGATATACTGAATGGCCAGGGGGTCGTCGTACCCCAGCTTCTTGCGCATTTCCGTAATATACCGGGGATCTTTATTGCCCGGATTCAGTCCTCCGCCAAGACCGTCGCCCGGCATCTGCTTGGCCAGCGCGAACACCAAGACGGAGATCAGCAGCAGCAGCGGCACCGTGCCCGCCAGTCTGCGAAGCGCAAATTTCAGCACTATGCCAATGGCCTCCCTATTCGCTGTCTTTTATCCACCACTTATAAGGATCGATTATTGGGCTAAGCGCATTGATCTTCACTCCCTGCAGCCGTTTGTTTACCGCAGTAATCGTCTCGCGCTCCGCAAAGAAAATCATAGGCACTTCTTCATTTATTAATTTCTGCCAGTCGTAATACACCTGCTTGCGGTAATCGCGGTCATATGCCTTCAGGCTTATCCCGTCGCGGATCAATTGCTCATTCTCCTTGGAGGACCACCGCGGGTAGTTCCACAGATCATTCTCCCTCCATAGTCCGGTAGGGTCCGGATCATTGGATAATCCCCAGACACCGTTAAACAGCTCCACCGACGGATCATCCTCTTCCACCATCGTATAGAAGGTGTTCATTTCTTTCAGCGCTCCGCCGTTCAGCCTGACGTCTAGACCAACATCTCTCCAGTTCTGCAGCATTGCCTCGGTGCGCGGCTCATCGTTGACACCGCCAACCATGCTGTCGAAATGAATCACGAGCTTCGCTCCCTTGGGATCTTCCCGCAAACCGTCCCCGTCCAAATCCTTATAACCCGCTTCATCCAGCAGCTCATTGGCCTTCTCGGGATCGTACGGGTACCGGTTGATTTGGTCTTCCGGAATTTTGGCCCAGCTTTCGCTGGAAATCGGCGTTTCCGCCAGCTTCCCCAGCCCATAAGAGAAGCCGTCTATAATCCCTTGGCGGTCCAGAGCGTAGTACATCGCCTGCCGCAGCCGTTTATCGCTGAACTTGGGGTTATCCATAACGATCTTCTGCGCCTTGTCGTCCCAATGTCCGAACTTAAAGCCTATATACTCGTAAGACAAATCCGGTGATTGCATCAGCGTGATATTGTCAAGCTTGTTCAGATTTTCGTAAGCATCCCGCGGCGCCTGCTCAATATCAATCACACCCTGCTCGAACAGGCTCGTAATCATCTTATCGTCAAATACCTTATACAGCACTCCGTCCAGCAGCGGTTTGCCTTTGTAGTAATTGTCAAAGCGGGACATTTCAACAAATTCTCCCGGCTGGATGTTCGTAACCTGGAACGGCCCGATACCGATGGGAGCTGTGCGCACCTGATCACTATTCGGCATATCTTTTACCGCTACTCCTGCAAAATATCTCTTATTCATCGGATAAGCCCATAGGTTATCAATCGTGTTGACGCGCGCGGCCGTTACCTTAAGCTCCATGGTATAGGGATCGATAACCCGGATGCCTGATATTTGCTTCGCCTTTCCAGTGTGATAGGCATCGGCGCCTTCAATCATTTCTACACTGTAATAGCGCGGTCCGGTATAGTTCGGGGCGGCAATGACCTCAAGCGCGAACTTCCAGTCCTCAACCGTCAGTTCATCGCCGTTCTGCCAGTGCACACCCTGCTTTATTTTGAAAGTGAATGTTTTATGATCGGCTGACTCCTGCCAGCTTGCAATACCGGGAACAGTAGTTAAATCATCCTTGACCGTAAACAGCGGTTCCGTTATGAACTCCAGAACGCGGAGATCATCTTCTCCTTCATAAAAAGCCGGTTCAAACAACCCCTTAAACGGAGAAGGAAAACCGTAAGTCACCGTTCCTCCCGCTCTCGGTTCGCCTCCATTACCCGTTGCAAGCGAGGAAGGCTCATTCCCGCTGCGATTGTCGGGAGCACCCGTCCCGCCGCAGGCCGATAACAGCATCGCCACGAAGAGCAGCAGAGCAAGGACCCTAATTATAGATCGGTTGTTCATGTATTCCTTCCCTTCTTCTAAAATTTCTGCGAACGCTTTCTCATCCAGCGGTCAATAAATAAACCATCGGTCAATTCAAATCAGATTTATAGACGGATATACCCATTTTTTTCTTCAACAAAATTTTAAACATCATACAATGCAATATAAATTGCGTCAATATTATTTGTTACTCTCAATCATTCCTCTCCTTTTCTTTGATGATCATTAAACCTTCCACATGTTTGCGCCGCATCAACTTCCGTTTCTTCCGGTCTTCTTTCGTTTCCAGCACAATATCCAGATCATAATCGTCAGGGTACAGCTCATCTTTGGATAGATAGGGCTTCAGGCGTTTATGGTTGATCTGCATTTTATGCTTTTGTACCATGACGCCTACTATGCCTCTTGCATTCCGTTTCTCGTATACGATTCCCGTCCTGCCGAGCGAACTGACATAGACCGCGTCGCCGACTTCAAAAGCATGCGGCTGTGCCGGGCGATCCTTAAGCTCTTCCTCTGCATGCTGCCGCTTGCCTTCTACCATTTCTGCCGTTTCAATCTCTTCTTGTCTTCCTTTTTTACCATACCCCAGCCGCATTTCTTGTTCGCCCAGCTGTTCCCGGATTTGACCGCCGGCAATTTGACGCGAGCGTTCGATGACTTTGGCGTCGATCCCCAGCTTCTCGGCAATTTGCAGCGCATAGCTGTGCCCCGCTTCCCCTATTGTCAGCTTATAGAGCGGGCGAAGCGTAACCGAGTCAAATTCCATTCGCGCATTTTGGAACTGCGGGGCGGCCGAGGCAAATACTTTTAACTCATTAAAATGTGTCGTGACAATGAGATTGGCTCCTTTGCGGCTCAGCTCCTCTAAGATGGCGATCGACAGAGCGATTCCCTCACCCGGGTCCGTGCCCGCCGCCAGCTCATCAATCAGCAGCAGAACATTCGGTCCTGCGGCGCGCAGCATCTCGTCGATCGCCTTCATCTGTGCGGAGAACGTGCTCAGTGACTGCGCCAGGCTTTGCCCGTCTCCGATCACGCTCATTACATCGGCAAAAACGGGAAGCCGGCTCTCTTTGTCCGCCGGAATCAAGAGCCCCGACTGAGCCATCAGTACAAGCAGCCCCACCGTCTTCAGCACAACCGTCTTTCCGCCTGTATTCGGGCCGGTGATTACCAGCGACCGATAACCCCTCCCGAATTCCACATGGATCGGAATCATCCCAGCAAGCATCGGATGTCTGGCTCCGCAGAGCCGCATATCCCCCCGGTCATTGAAGGTTACGGCTTCCGCCCCTATCGCAGCGGCATATTTCGCCTTGGCAAAAATAAAATCATACACACCTGTAATTTCGATATTCAGCCGCAGGGCATCCTGCTCCCGTTCGATCAGCCCGGTCAGCATGCTTAAGATCATGCCCTCCTCCCGTGCTTCCTCGGCCGACAGCATTTCCAGTTCCCCTTGAAGAGCGGCTACTTCCTCCGGTTCAACATACACCGTCTGTCCGCTTGTGGACTGATCGAGCACCGAACCCTTCACCTGCTTATGATACTCGCGCTTAACCGGAATCACATAACGTCCTCCCCGCAGGCTGTATAGATTCTCCTGCAAAATGGACTGGTGGCGCGACATCACGCTCTCGATTTTCTTGAGCAGTCGTTCTTTGGTTACTCTCAGCCGTTTGCGCACCTTCTCCAGCCCCTTGCTTGCGCCGTCGTCAATTACGCCGAACCGGATACATCGTTCGATTTCCGCTTTGACCGTCTTCAGTTCCGCCAGCGAAGATGCGTACGCACCGATCCGCGGCGCTGTTTCTTTGGAAGCCATATACTTGCGCAGCTGGTTGCAGCTGTTCAGGAATACGCCTACGGAAGTAAAATCCTGCTCATTGAACAGATATCCCGTTCCCAGCAGCGACATTACCCATTCGATCCCCTCCAATGAGGGTATCGGCACACTAGATCCTCTCATTATTAATTCCTTCGCCTCTGCGGTCTCTTCCACCGCTCTGTGAATCGCCGTAATTTCAGTCATCGGCGCTAGCTCCGCAATGAGATTCCTGCCGACATAGGAGACGGCATACCGTCCCAGTTCTTCCTTGATCAGATTATATTCGAGCGTTTGCCGGCTTT from Paenibacillus sophorae encodes:
- the rplI gene encoding 50S ribosomal protein L9; translation: MKVIFIKDVKGQGKKGQIKEVSEGYATNFLLPRGMARPATEGNMKTLENQAAAEQRRKEQEKEEAQQLGEKLSGLELTMKAKAGEGGRLFGAITSKQIAEALAKANGITIDKRKIELDEPIRHLGTTQVHVKLHTEVKAVLKVQVTEE
- a CDS encoding DHH family phosphoesterase, yielding MPKFLQRRWHGYHTVWAFLLLLVLIIIVSVYNWVLGVVSLFLAGTLCFTMLKAEISFRRNLVEYINGLSFRIKRVEGEAIGTLPLGIILYGEDRSVEWNNRYAGSVFARKSLVNEPLQELLPDLVPIAGGGAPAKREAGKEGVQKELRAEIKVDERYYQAVVIPSERLLYLYEITELIDLRQRYEEEKLALGILLMDNLDEAAQGMDDQQRTSLIAKVTSEITEWAKQFEVYLRRLSSERYMMLLNYRSLQALEESRFVILDEVREMTADLKVPMTLSIGLAFGAESASELGALAQSSLDMALGRGGDQAAVKAGQRLSFYGGKTNAAEKRTRVRARVIAHALRDLIQESDRVIIMGHRNPDIDAVGASIGLLRAAQMYNVEADIVLEGPNPSITRMLEQLRRDEELYSSFITTEQALQMMTEHTLLIVVDTHKASMTMEPRLVQYASRIVVVDHHRRGEEFINEAVLVYLEPYASSTCELVTELLQYIHEKVKLSTLEATMLLAGITVDTKHFALHTGSRTFEAAGFLRRLGADTILIQRMLKEDLQEYISKAEIIKHARMVYDHIALVVTAPGMKIPQLLIAQTADTLLGMTNVLASFVISERPDGLIGISARSLGRMNVQVVMEKLGGGGHLTNAAVQLEGTSKEAEARLLEVLAEIEAKEGLFE
- a CDS encoding DUF2232 domain-containing protein — protein: MKYRWTSVAWSIAYLLLLLSLSTPFLIITTLFMIIPAALLFTTLNTRQFILTIVPVWLVLGLISPIYILIAAYLVVPALVMGRRYKKKATASSTILAGTITLLGEFLLLLLLGKTLFQFDLYSYVYDVLNEMRTMALSPMQEFGMGSFLGGSSEDLSNNSRAFIQVIPMALIMSSFVITVITHSIVRPILNSMGYAVPKLKPARDWRIPKSFIWYYLIATVIQLLFLKSDNSFMVMITANLVPLLRVCFIIQTIGFFFFIAHERNWNRIIPVILAVMAIMLPPLWIVGIIDLVVPLREMLAKSKR
- a CDS encoding MazG-like family protein, whose product is MPKDLDVAKRAKVIEWLKTEVIDQVSRLFKALWEGSTARVSDSLASLIMSSYILGRRLGISYRDLDEALLEKLRKHRQEGHQLEDWYQDISALEEHMRKR
- a CDS encoding CBS domain-containing protein, whose translation is MNIAFFLLPKQEVACVTLDSTLRQTLERMEHHRYTAIPILNRNGEYAGTVTEGDLLWYMKDSHGKVTFDNASKFLLKDVPLRMNNKPVSIEADMEDLINLAKAQNFVPVVDDMNRFIGIVRRSQIIEYCEKYVSRQSLESL
- a CDS encoding LCP family protein → MRKKWKKRYIALIVLLVIIAGGFLFRKPLTVLAFDLFLSDRVESTLAQKSYQPLTTNEDNSVKPEPIAYKSDPFSVMLLGTDQRKTETARSDTMIYAVVRPEDYKVLLISIPRDTYTEIIGHDGDKKDKITHAYAFGGQQMAKDTLEALLGHDIQYYATINFQGLKDTVDALGGLPLPIKKTIENKGKDHEKFTIVGGKSLYNGEESLNYVRYREDSDFNRTKRQQVFLDVLANKMLSLNQIGNVTELLNILGENFKTDMEPTMITDLAKKFLGGKEMDISSFTVMGEGTRIDGVYYDVVNEEDLNEAKAMIDNWMNAGTPVDQLIEPGKAGDALEAKATSAAH
- a CDS encoding ABC transporter permease, yielding MMHKNAPVTLIGAAARKFAANRLAAISLLFLLAVLALCLLAPWLTAYDPVKINLRGLNEGPSAEHWLGTDKGGRDIISRLLFGGRTTLWISLCVSAIIAGTGTVVGVLAGYFGGSADSLLMRITDVVLSFPFIILIIVVKSIYQGDGIPSLIWTVGLLGWGGFARIIRAKTLAEKENEYMLAASALGAGTLRILTRHLLPGLLSVFIMNLMWTAAAMIGVEASLSFLGFGVPIGQPSWGNMLADALSPEVIREQWWVWLPAGLLITGVILSINFIGEGVKEAFRVQERHL
- a CDS encoding ABC transporter permease, whose product is MLKFALRRLAGTVPLLLLISVLVFALAKQMPGDGLGGGLNPGNKDPRYITEMRKKLGYDDPLAIQYIRWLKDAAAGNFGQSFLYKMPVGELIGQRLPATLLLTALSLLITYGSSLALGMIAGRNPGSRLDRLIRTAAYVTYAIPTFIAAIFAIYIFAVMLHWVPLGGTVSVVTSRGMSSLGDRVVHALLPAAVLGLFNTAAYTQFLRNEIVENSDKNYVRTAVAKGISRSSVYNRHILRNSLIPLVTFLGMDIGGLLGGSVVIENLFAYPGIGTLFVAAVSGRDYAVMMAITLMTGFMIVAGNVVADVLYGWLDPRIRAGYNGGRS
- the opp4A gene encoding oligopeptide ABC transporter substrate-binding protein; protein product: MNNRSIIRVLALLLFVAMLLSACGGTGAPDNRSGNEPSSLATGNGGEPRAGGTVTYGFPSPFKGLFEPAFYEGEDDLRVLEFITEPLFTVKDDLTTVPGIASWQESADHKTFTFKIKQGVHWQNGDELTVEDWKFALEVIAAPNYTGPRYYSVEMIEGADAYHTGKAKQISGIRVIDPYTMELKVTAARVNTIDNLWAYPMNKRYFAGVAVKDMPNSDQVRTAPIGIGPFQVTNIQPGEFVEMSRFDNYYKGKPLLDGVLYKVFDDKMITSLFEQGVIDIEQAPRDAYENLNKLDNITLMQSPDLSYEYIGFKFGHWDDKAQKIVMDNPKFSDKRLRQAMYYALDRQGIIDGFSYGLGKLAETPISSESWAKIPEDQINRYPYDPEKANELLDEAGYKDLDGDGLREDPKGAKLVIHFDSMVGGVNDEPRTEAMLQNWRDVGLDVRLNGGALKEMNTFYTMVEEDDPSVELFNGVWGLSNDPDPTGLWRENDLWNYPRWSSKENEQLIRDGISLKAYDRDYRKQVYYDWQKLINEEVPMIFFAERETITAVNKRLQGVKINALSPIIDPYKWWIKDSE
- a CDS encoding endonuclease MutS2: MHLQSRQTLEYNLIKEELGRYAVSYVGRNLIAELAPMTEITAIHRAVEETAEAKELIMRGSSVPIPSLEGIEWVMSLLGTGYLFNEQDFTSVGVFLNSCNQLRKYMASKETAPRIGAYASSLAELKTVKAEIERCIRFGVIDDGASKGLEKVRKRLRVTKERLLKKIESVMSRHQSILQENLYSLRGGRYVIPVKREYHKQVKGSVLDQSTSGQTVYVEPEEVAALQGELEMLSAEEAREEGMILSMLTGLIEREQDALRLNIEITGVYDFIFAKAKYAAAIGAEAVTFNDRGDMRLCGARHPMLAGMIPIHVEFGRGYRSLVITGPNTGGKTVVLKTVGLLVLMAQSGLLIPADKESRLPVFADVMSVIGDGQSLAQSLSTFSAQMKAIDEMLRAAGPNVLLLIDELAAGTDPGEGIALSIAILEELSRKGANLIVTTHFNELKVFASAAPQFQNARMEFDSVTLRPLYKLTIGEAGHSYALQIAEKLGIDAKVIERSRQIAGGQIREQLGEQEMRLGYGKKGRQEEIETAEMVEGKRQHAEEELKDRPAQPHAFEVGDAVYVSSLGRTGIVYEKRNARGIVGVMVQKHKMQINHKRLKPYLSKDELYPDDYDLDIVLETKEDRKKRKLMRRKHVEGLMIIKEKERND